The Aureitalea marina genome includes a window with the following:
- a CDS encoding S8/S53 family peptidase — translation MKKTITLFISLFILVFGSAIAQTVSFQGNTYRMINNQWHMSGENGMDFPLVENTISIKIDQRATDDAITAFEQNNELTRLRKAITGWVDYQIAEGTDPFQKAQQLQGQQVVSQLEFPTIGYYTLIPDDALFPNSWHLMQDNDADIDIEEAWDVTTGDPSIAVAILDSGVDWIHQDLGMGEDSHSNIFLNPGEDAWADPNDPSTGNGIDDDGNGLIDDWKGWNFSNNWNDARQDQQGNQFFHGTHVSGIVAAKTNNDEGISGVAGGWNSEGAKLLPCAVGITGPNGSVLDDAILYAAEIGARQVQLSLTVGTSQAIIDAVELAYNDFGVIIVNASGNNGSTNSVGFPGNLENVWAIGATNQNDFRAGFSNHGPQLFISAPGVSIWSTQLVSGSDYGTSDGTSFASPIASGVIALMLSVNPDLTPEEVKEILKETADKVGGYDYDWNKDDPGHSRQLGYGRINAKAAVDMAAQTLGLASSNGLEGIILSPNPANDVLDLRLPVQMGDGVQIGITALNGQVVRDNIRPSRISGNTATLDVQDLSSGVYLIRVTSGGDSIVKKFVKN, via the coding sequence ATGAAAAAAACAATTACACTATTTATCTCGCTTTTCATACTTGTTTTTGGCTCTGCCATAGCCCAGACTGTAAGCTTTCAGGGCAACACCTACCGAATGATCAATAATCAATGGCATATGAGCGGTGAGAACGGTATGGATTTCCCCTTAGTGGAAAATACCATTAGCATTAAAATTGACCAGAGAGCCACTGATGATGCCATCACGGCTTTCGAACAGAACAATGAGCTCACTCGCTTGCGAAAGGCCATCACAGGTTGGGTAGACTACCAGATAGCGGAGGGCACAGATCCTTTTCAAAAGGCCCAGCAATTACAAGGACAACAAGTGGTGTCTCAACTGGAGTTCCCGACCATTGGTTATTACACATTAATTCCGGATGATGCCTTATTCCCGAATTCCTGGCACTTAATGCAAGACAATGATGCGGATATCGATATCGAAGAAGCCTGGGATGTCACTACGGGTGATCCATCCATCGCTGTAGCCATTCTTGATTCTGGTGTGGATTGGATTCACCAGGACCTGGGAATGGGAGAAGATTCTCATAGTAATATTTTCCTGAACCCTGGCGAGGATGCCTGGGCAGATCCGAACGATCCTTCTACCGGAAATGGCATAGATGACGATGGCAACGGACTGATCGACGATTGGAAGGGATGGAACTTTTCCAATAATTGGAATGACGCACGCCAGGACCAGCAAGGGAATCAATTCTTTCACGGGACCCATGTTTCGGGAATCGTAGCGGCTAAAACAAACAATGATGAAGGTATTTCCGGTGTTGCCGGAGGATGGAATAGTGAAGGAGCTAAATTGCTTCCTTGTGCCGTAGGGATTACTGGTCCAAATGGCTCTGTTCTAGACGACGCTATCCTTTATGCTGCCGAGATCGGAGCTCGCCAGGTTCAATTAAGTTTGACCGTGGGAACCAGCCAGGCCATTATCGATGCTGTTGAGTTGGCTTACAACGACTTTGGGGTGATCATTGTGAATGCCTCCGGGAATAATGGTTCAACGAATTCTGTTGGATTTCCGGGCAATCTTGAAAATGTTTGGGCAATTGGTGCAACCAATCAGAATGATTTCCGAGCAGGTTTTTCCAACCATGGCCCTCAGCTATTTATTTCCGCTCCAGGTGTTTCTATCTGGAGTACACAATTGGTATCCGGTTCGGACTATGGAACCAGTGACGGTACCTCCTTTGCCTCACCAATTGCCAGCGGGGTTATTGCACTTATGCTCTCTGTAAATCCTGATCTGACCCCTGAAGAAGTAAAGGAAATTCTTAAGGAAACTGCAGACAAGGTTGGAGGATATGACTACGATTGGAACAAAGACGATCCAGGTCACTCCCGTCAATTGGGTTATGGAAGGATCAATGCCAAGGCGGCTGTAGATATGGCAGCACAAACCCTCGGACTCGCCAGCTCAAACGGCCTGGAAGGTATCATCCTGAGCCCAAACCCGGCCAATGATGTCCTGGACCTAAGGCTGCCAGTTCAAATGGGAGACGGTGTCCAGATTGGTATCACGGCCTTGAACGGACAGGTAGTGCGGG
- a CDS encoding AI-2E family transporter encodes MKIVDILIRLGFLALLVAWCFQILTPFAGVILWGIILAIAMYPVHQSLEKRFKGRKKMGSTVLVLIGLIIIIIPTWLFVDSIIVGLTDLGSDFNSGNLTIPPPDPAIADWPLIGEDLHRIWGEASQSIENLLTKYREQLLVFGQAIFDGIKSIGGSLVTFILAVIIAGALLSSDYAQVQGRKFFKRLVGERGDEFIEITANTVGNVVKGVIGVAIIQAFLVGLGLLGAGVPYAGVWTLAVLILAILQLPVMVIVIFPIIMIFNSMETLPAVLWTVYLFAAGLSDTPLKAIFLGKGAAVPMLVIFLGVIGGFIMSGFIGLFTGAIVVSLGYTLFTTWLNAGDSAEEERLPDPAPETE; translated from the coding sequence ATGAAAATTGTCGATATACTTATTCGCTTGGGCTTTCTAGCTTTACTGGTTGCCTGGTGCTTTCAAATTCTGACTCCTTTTGCCGGTGTCATCTTGTGGGGAATCATCCTCGCGATAGCTATGTACCCAGTTCATCAATCCCTAGAGAAGAGATTTAAGGGCAGGAAAAAAATGGGCTCCACAGTTTTGGTCCTGATAGGACTTATAATCATCATCATACCCACTTGGTTGTTTGTCGATTCCATCATAGTGGGATTGACGGACCTCGGTTCGGATTTCAATTCCGGTAATCTGACCATCCCACCTCCAGACCCAGCCATTGCCGATTGGCCTCTGATAGGGGAGGATCTGCACAGAATATGGGGCGAAGCTTCACAAAGCATTGAAAATCTGTTGACCAAATACCGGGAGCAATTGCTCGTATTTGGGCAGGCAATTTTTGATGGGATCAAAAGTATTGGTGGAAGTTTAGTGACCTTTATTCTGGCCGTTATCATTGCAGGTGCCTTGCTATCCAGTGATTACGCCCAGGTTCAGGGAAGGAAATTCTTTAAGCGTCTGGTTGGAGAACGAGGAGACGAGTTCATCGAAATCACGGCCAATACAGTTGGTAATGTAGTCAAGGGCGTAATTGGTGTTGCTATCATCCAGGCTTTCCTAGTTGGCTTAGGTCTTCTAGGCGCAGGCGTACCCTATGCTGGTGTCTGGACTCTTGCTGTACTCATTCTGGCCATACTACAATTGCCAGTCATGGTCATTGTCATTTTTCCGATCATCATGATTTTCAATTCCATGGAAACTTTGCCGGCCGTATTATGGACGGTCTACCTGTTTGCCGCAGGACTATCTGACACACCTTTGAAGGCCATTTTCTTAGGGAAGGGTGCTGCAGTACCCATGCTGGTGATCTTTTTAGGGGTAATCGGCGGGTTTATCATGTCTGGCTTCATTGGTTTATTTACGGGAGCCATCGTGGTCTCACTTGGATATACCCTTTTCACCACCTGGCTCAATGCAGGAGATAGTGCGGAAGAAGAAAGACTGCCTGACCCTGCACCCGAGACAGAATAA
- a CDS encoding tetratricopeptide repeat protein, whose protein sequence is MRTFSFLLLIVFMIGGTSHFCAQTFTMGKKCRAALEEAETAVADDMPEQALTLFDQFSSKCKTKDAKERAAIGKAQAYNALQLYPSAIAEADKALDVTKGKSLEGHFQKAIALNRSGDIQGSKKELKAVMELTENNENTAQRASNYAVMAAIYERQLKQVDSAEYYLDKARELDPNNVNFVIQEGDMYVGMEDYDKAYRMYDQAADMQPASLEVYVARSEARLIQMRQKYGTDQAQALRKKMTPTENQALCSDLKKAVSLGWNDMNKELFIALVCD, encoded by the coding sequence ATGCGAACATTTTCATTTTTACTGCTGATCGTATTTATGATTGGTGGCACAAGCCATTTCTGTGCTCAAACCTTCACCATGGGCAAAAAATGCCGGGCGGCTTTAGAAGAAGCCGAAACCGCGGTGGCAGATGATATGCCAGAACAGGCATTGACCCTATTCGACCAATTCTCCTCCAAATGTAAGACCAAGGATGCCAAGGAACGAGCTGCAATTGGTAAGGCCCAGGCCTACAACGCCCTGCAGCTTTACCCCTCTGCAATCGCTGAAGCAGATAAGGCCCTGGATGTAACCAAGGGAAAAAGTCTGGAGGGTCACTTTCAGAAAGCCATTGCCCTAAACAGGTCTGGCGATATACAGGGGTCGAAGAAAGAACTGAAGGCGGTGATGGAACTGACCGAAAACAATGAGAACACAGCTCAACGTGCTTCAAATTACGCCGTAATGGCCGCTATTTACGAACGCCAGTTAAAGCAGGTTGATTCTGCTGAATACTACCTCGATAAAGCCAGGGAACTAGACCCTAACAATGTCAATTTTGTGATTCAGGAGGGCGATATGTATGTAGGGATGGAAGACTATGATAAAGCCTATAGGATGTATGATCAGGCCGCCGATATGCAACCTGCTTCATTAGAAGTGTATGTCGCCCGCAGTGAAGCTCGCTTAATTCAGATGCGGCAGAAATACGGGACAGACCAGGCTCAGGCACTTCGAAAAAAAATGACTCCCACAGAAAATCAAGCACTCTGCTCAGATCTGAAAAAAGCTGTTTCCCTGGGATGGAATGATATGAACAAAGAACTATTCATCGCATTGGTTTGCGACTAA
- a CDS encoding OmpA family protein, with amino-acid sequence MKKARIYLLAALVLVGCGTLNKQQKGTIAGSAGGALLGAAVSKGSVWGILIGAAVGGTAGNLIGKKMDQQARELTQAVPTAEVSRVSEGINVTFDSSVAFQINSAELNQDYKDDLQRVAAVFQKYPDTNILIEGHTDDSGPAEFNMKLSEQRAKSVATYLAANGVDTSRLTQKWYGEEQPKYPNDEANRAKNRRVELAIYANDDMKEAAKTGNLD; translated from the coding sequence ATGAAAAAAGCAAGAATATATCTGTTAGCCGCCCTGGTACTGGTAGGATGCGGCACATTGAACAAGCAGCAAAAAGGAACCATAGCCGGAAGTGCAGGAGGCGCTCTTTTGGGAGCAGCGGTATCCAAGGGTAGTGTATGGGGTATATTGATCGGAGCCGCCGTAGGGGGAACCGCAGGAAATCTGATCGGAAAAAAGATGGACCAGCAGGCCCGGGAATTGACCCAAGCCGTACCCACCGCAGAAGTAAGCCGAGTAAGTGAGGGCATCAATGTGACCTTCGATTCCAGCGTGGCCTTCCAAATCAACTCGGCCGAATTGAACCAGGATTACAAGGATGATCTACAAAGGGTAGCTGCTGTTTTCCAGAAATATCCGGACACCAACATACTAATTGAAGGCCATACAGACGATTCCGGACCTGCGGAGTTCAATATGAAGTTGTCCGAACAGCGGGCCAAATCGGTAGCGACTTATCTTGCTGCAAATGGAGTTGACACTTCCAGATTGACCCAAAAATGGTATGGGGAAGAGCAACCTAAATATCCTAATGACGAAGCGAACAGAGCCAAGAACAGACGAGTAGAACTTGCGATCTACGCCAATGATGACATGAAAGAAGCCGCCAAGACAGGAAATCTTGACTGA
- a CDS encoding glycoside hydrolase family 32 protein, producing MRYICLLLILVGISCKNNIQPEIEETVTGMEDYRPLYHFTPQEKWMNDPNGMVYYKGEYHLFYQYYPDDIVWGPMHWGHAVSSDMVNWEHLPIALYPDSLGYIFSGSAVVDWKNTSGLGSEENPALIAIFTYHEPEAAETDALDFQYQGIAYSLDGGREWIKYEGNPVLPNPGIRDFRDPKVRWHEPSQRWIMTLAVADHISFYSSENLLDWNKESDFGLEWGSHGGVWECPDLIPMQVEGSDEQRWVLLVSINPGGPQGGSATQYFIGEFNGNAFTLDTAFEQNLLPRPAQEGELEKAVWLDHGADNYAGVTWSDNPDDRILFIGWMSNWQYAQLVPTASWRSAMTLPRSLSLHREGDSFRVHSTVVQEAEQLLGAEIAKEELGPASYVDFQVNGDCLFTLSNDSNEKIQIQLTDGQLLFDRTKAGISDFEEGFAAIHKLDLDELQVERIELYLDASSVELFVNQGQRVMTELVFPTTPYTKLEVEGQARIKGLRRIKPMELTVANQ from the coding sequence ATGCGATACATTTGTCTGCTTTTGATTCTTGTGGGAATTTCATGTAAAAACAATATTCAACCCGAGATTGAAGAAACAGTTACAGGCATGGAGGACTATCGCCCATTATATCATTTTACGCCTCAAGAGAAGTGGATGAACGATCCCAACGGAATGGTCTATTACAAGGGGGAGTATCATTTGTTCTATCAATACTACCCGGATGACATTGTTTGGGGCCCGATGCACTGGGGGCATGCGGTTTCCAGCGATATGGTCAATTGGGAACACCTACCAATAGCGCTTTATCCGGACAGCCTGGGTTATATCTTCTCTGGAAGTGCGGTGGTCGATTGGAAGAATACCAGTGGTTTAGGTTCGGAAGAGAACCCGGCATTGATTGCCATTTTCACTTACCACGAACCAGAAGCAGCGGAGACCGATGCCTTAGATTTTCAGTACCAGGGAATAGCATATAGCCTGGATGGTGGACGAGAATGGATCAAGTACGAAGGTAATCCCGTTTTGCCCAATCCTGGGATCCGCGACTTCCGGGATCCAAAGGTTCGCTGGCATGAGCCTAGCCAACGATGGATCATGACCTTGGCTGTGGCAGACCACATTAGTTTTTATTCGTCTGAAAATCTCCTCGACTGGAACAAGGAAAGTGATTTTGGTCTGGAATGGGGTTCACACGGTGGTGTTTGGGAATGTCCTGATCTCATTCCGATGCAGGTTGAAGGATCAGACGAACAGCGCTGGGTTTTGCTGGTCAGCATTAACCCTGGAGGGCCACAAGGTGGTTCTGCGACTCAGTATTTTATCGGTGAGTTTAATGGAAATGCCTTTACTCTGGATACGGCATTCGAACAAAATCTGCTACCGCGTCCCGCACAGGAGGGTGAACTTGAGAAGGCAGTTTGGTTGGATCATGGGGCGGATAATTATGCCGGTGTAACCTGGAGTGATAATCCGGACGATAGAATCCTGTTCATTGGATGGATGAGCAATTGGCAATATGCCCAGCTAGTTCCTACGGCAAGTTGGCGAAGCGCTATGACCTTACCACGCTCCCTGAGCTTGCATCGTGAAGGGGATAGCTTCCGGGTCCATTCTACCGTTGTACAGGAAGCAGAACAGTTGCTCGGTGCTGAGATAGCTAAAGAAGAACTTGGACCAGCTTCCTACGTCGATTTTCAAGTGAATGGAGATTGCTTGTTTACGCTGTCCAATGATTCGAACGAAAAAATTCAGATTCAACTCACGGATGGGCAACTGCTGTTCGATAGAACAAAAGCGGGAATTTCCGATTTTGAAGAAGGATTTGCGGCCATCCACAAATTGGATCTCGATGAGCTGCAAGTTGAACGTATCGAGTTATACTTGGATGCCTCATCCGTCGAGCTCTTTGTAAACCAAGGGCAACGAGTAATGACAGAATTGGTGTTTCCCACAACTCCCTATACCAAATTAGAGGTCGAGGGTCAGGCCAGAATTAAAGGCTTACGCCGAATCAAACCCATGGAGCTAACGGTAGCGAACCAATAA
- a CDS encoding MFS transporter: MKEEIRLGLGENWKQFTLLVIINAFVGGMVGLERSIFPEFAETQFGVESKTAILSFITAFGITKALANYYTGKLANQYGRKKLLLYGWLIAIPVPIILIYAPTWSWVIAANMLLGISQGLTWSSTVVMKIDLVGEKDRGLAMGLNEFAGYFAVGMMAFISGYVANRYGITPYPFYLGIGIAVTGFLLSWLWVNDTRKFVDKESQTDSSESMTNVFRETTFTHRTLSSVTQAGLVNNLNDGMIWGLLPILLASLSFNTENIGLIAAIYPTVWGIGQLFTGKMSDHFSKKGMLFWGMLFQGIAIMILPFTDDLYLLIGLSALLGLGTALVYPTFLATIAQVASPSQRAESIGTFRLWRDLGYAFGAVISGITADLFGITAAVLLIGIITIISSLIIKFRMPLNLSK, translated from the coding sequence TTGAAAGAAGAAATACGTCTTGGTCTGGGAGAGAATTGGAAACAATTTACCCTGCTGGTCATCATCAATGCATTTGTTGGTGGAATGGTCGGGCTGGAGCGATCCATCTTCCCCGAATTTGCAGAGACCCAATTTGGGGTAGAATCCAAGACAGCTATACTTTCGTTCATTACCGCCTTTGGAATAACCAAGGCTTTGGCCAACTACTATACCGGGAAACTCGCAAATCAATACGGGCGTAAGAAGTTGTTGCTTTATGGATGGCTGATTGCTATTCCCGTGCCGATAATCTTGATATACGCCCCAACTTGGTCTTGGGTGATCGCAGCCAATATGCTTCTTGGTATAAGTCAAGGATTGACCTGGAGCAGTACTGTCGTTATGAAGATAGACCTTGTTGGAGAAAAGGACCGGGGCCTGGCCATGGGCCTGAATGAGTTTGCCGGTTACTTTGCCGTTGGCATGATGGCCTTTATATCAGGTTATGTAGCCAATAGATACGGCATAACACCCTACCCCTTCTATCTGGGAATTGGAATAGCTGTGACCGGATTCCTCCTCAGCTGGTTATGGGTAAATGACACCCGTAAATTTGTGGATAAGGAGAGTCAAACGGATAGTTCAGAATCCATGACAAATGTCTTCCGCGAAACTACATTCACTCACAGGACTTTGAGTTCGGTTACCCAGGCTGGTTTAGTAAATAACCTCAACGATGGTATGATCTGGGGACTGCTACCCATTCTTTTGGCATCATTGAGTTTCAATACTGAGAATATAGGATTAATAGCAGCAATCTATCCCACAGTTTGGGGAATCGGACAATTATTTACCGGGAAGATGTCAGATCACTTTTCTAAAAAAGGAATGCTTTTCTGGGGTATGTTATTTCAAGGGATCGCAATTATGATTCTTCCCTTTACAGATGATCTCTACCTTCTGATAGGCCTATCTGCATTACTGGGTTTGGGAACAGCTCTGGTCTATCCCACATTCTTGGCAACCATTGCCCAGGTTGCAAGCCCTAGTCAACGTGCCGAAAGCATCGGCACCTTCCGGTTGTGGCGAGATCTGGGTTATGCTTTTGGGGCCGTGATCTCCGGTATTACCGCCGATCTTTTTGGTATTACGGCAGCTGTTCTCCTTATCGGGATAATTACCATTATCTCCTCCCTGATCATCAAATTCAGGATGCCTTTAAACCTAAGCAAATAA
- the katG gene encoding catalase/peroxidase HPI — MDNNGHHVNGGGGKCPFSSNVVKHGAGGGTSNRDWWPNQLNLNILRQHSALVDPMGEDYDYAEEFKSLDLAAVKQDLYDLMTDSQDWWPADYGHYGPFFIRMAWHSAGTYRIADGRGGGGAGTQRFAPLNSWPDNANLDKARLLLWPIKQKYGRKLSWADLMILAGNAALESMGFKTFGFGGGREDVWEPEEDIYWGSEGEWLDDKRYSGDRDLENPLGAVQMGLIYVNPEGPNGNPDPLAAARDIRETFGRMAMNDEETVALIAGGHTFGKTHGAADPDKYVSAEPAGATIVEQSMGWSNSFGSGNAGDTITSGLEGAWTKTPIQWSNNFFENLFDYEWELTKSPAGAHQWKPKGQAGANSVPDAHDPSVRHQPMMLTTDLALRMDPAYEKISRRFHENPDEFADAFARAWFKLTHRDMGPKSLYLGSEVPSEELIWQDPIPAADYEMIDEKDVASLKDEILASGLGVSELVSAAWASASTFRGSDKRGGANGGRIRLAPQNDWEVNNPTQLAKVLDTLAQIQSDFNANTGGKQVSMADLIVLGGCAGVEQAARNAGESVSVPFTPGRTDATDEHTDADSFAALQPGADGFRNYLRVKYKASTEELLVDRAQLLTLTAPEMTVLVGGLRVLGTNFDNSDHGVFTDRKGSLTNDFFTNLLDLGTSWSATTQDDEIFEGRDRRTGAKKWTGTRVDLIFGSNSELRALAEVYACSDSKGKFLNDFVSAWDKVMNLDRFDL; from the coding sequence GCAATGTGGTCAAGCATGGAGCAGGCGGAGGAACATCTAATCGCGACTGGTGGCCCAATCAGTTAAATTTAAATATTCTGCGTCAGCATTCAGCTCTTGTAGACCCCATGGGAGAAGACTATGACTATGCCGAGGAATTTAAATCACTTGATCTAGCAGCTGTAAAACAGGACCTGTATGACCTGATGACAGATTCCCAGGACTGGTGGCCGGCAGATTACGGTCATTATGGACCCTTCTTCATTCGCATGGCCTGGCACAGTGCCGGGACTTACCGTATTGCGGATGGACGTGGTGGTGGTGGAGCCGGAACTCAGCGTTTCGCTCCACTGAACAGCTGGCCGGATAACGCCAACCTCGACAAAGCTCGTTTATTGTTGTGGCCCATCAAGCAGAAATACGGCCGGAAACTATCCTGGGCAGACCTGATGATATTAGCAGGGAATGCTGCACTGGAATCCATGGGCTTCAAAACCTTCGGATTTGGTGGAGGACGTGAAGATGTCTGGGAACCGGAAGAAGATATTTATTGGGGTTCTGAAGGTGAATGGCTGGATGATAAGCGCTACAGTGGAGATCGAGATCTTGAGAACCCACTCGGTGCTGTCCAAATGGGACTTATCTACGTTAACCCGGAAGGGCCAAATGGAAATCCTGATCCACTGGCAGCAGCTCGCGACATTCGTGAGACCTTTGGTCGAATGGCCATGAACGACGAGGAGACCGTAGCATTGATCGCCGGAGGTCATACTTTTGGAAAGACCCACGGTGCTGCAGATCCGGATAAGTATGTTTCTGCCGAACCGGCTGGAGCGACTATCGTAGAACAAAGTATGGGCTGGAGTAACAGTTTTGGTAGCGGTAATGCCGGGGATACCATCACAAGTGGTCTGGAAGGTGCCTGGACCAAGACTCCGATACAGTGGAGCAATAACTTCTTTGAGAATCTGTTCGATTACGAATGGGAACTGACCAAAAGCCCAGCGGGGGCTCATCAATGGAAGCCCAAAGGTCAGGCGGGAGCCAATAGTGTGCCGGATGCTCACGATCCAAGTGTTCGTCACCAACCCATGATGTTGACCACAGATCTTGCATTGAGAATGGATCCTGCCTACGAGAAAATATCTCGCAGATTTCATGAGAACCCGGACGAGTTTGCCGATGCTTTTGCACGTGCATGGTTTAAATTGACTCACAGGGATATGGGTCCAAAATCCCTTTATCTGGGATCTGAGGTGCCATCTGAAGAGTTGATCTGGCAAGATCCCATACCAGCAGCGGATTATGAAATGATCGACGAGAAAGATGTTGCTTCACTTAAAGATGAAATACTGGCGTCAGGGCTTGGTGTTTCTGAATTGGTATCTGCTGCCTGGGCCTCAGCCTCTACATTCCGCGGTTCTGATAAGCGTGGTGGTGCTAACGGTGGACGAATTCGACTTGCACCGCAGAACGATTGGGAGGTAAACAACCCAACCCAGTTGGCCAAGGTATTGGATACGCTAGCTCAGATTCAGTCTGATTTTAATGCCAATACTGGCGGCAAGCAAGTTTCCATGGCCGATCTGATCGTGCTTGGTGGATGTGCTGGAGTAGAACAAGCTGCCAGAAATGCAGGAGAATCAGTATCAGTTCCTTTTACACCAGGTCGAACTGATGCTACAGATGAGCATACCGATGCTGACTCATTTGCAGCTCTGCAACCGGGAGCTGATGGATTTAGAAACTATCTAAGAGTGAAATACAAGGCCTCAACCGAAGAACTGCTTGTAGACAGGGCTCAATTGTTGACCCTGACCGCACCAGAAATGACCGTATTGGTAGGAGGGTTACGCGTGTTGGGTACCAACTTCGACAATTCCGACCACGGTGTCTTCACTGATCGAAAAGGAAGCCTGACTAACGATTTCTTCACGAATTTGTTGGACCTGGGAACCAGCTGGTCTGCAACCACACAAGATGACGAGATCTTTGAGGGTCGTGACAGACGGACGGGTGCTAAGAAATGGACCGGAACACGAGTAGACCTGATCTTTGGGTCAAATTCAGAACTACGGGCTCTGGCAGAAGTTTACGCTTGCTCAGATTCTAAAGGGAAATTCCTCAATGACTTTGTCTCGGCTTGGGACAAGGTGATGAACCTGGATCGATTCGATCTGTAA